A part of Kitasatospora acidiphila genomic DNA contains:
- a CDS encoding GNAT family N-acetyltransferase, translating into MPASFPETAISTERLLLRPLAEGDAPELVAMMADDLVLSWTDVPQPYTRQHALDWIRRQAPALRAQGRGIAFAVTDHLTRRLVGVVELRHTDWRLLSTEAVYVTAPWARGEGYAVEALLGVAQWLFEDRGFLRLELRTAAGNTAAQQVAQKIGCISEGVLRSAWIVRTGEVGSPGEESRSDLILWSLLPEDLEPVDDHLQDRYALQD; encoded by the coding sequence ATGCCAGCGAGCTTCCCCGAGACCGCGATCAGCACCGAACGGCTGCTGCTGCGCCCCTTGGCGGAGGGCGACGCGCCCGAGCTGGTCGCCATGATGGCCGACGACCTGGTGCTGAGCTGGACCGATGTGCCCCAGCCCTACACCCGCCAGCACGCGCTGGACTGGATCCGCCGGCAGGCACCCGCCCTCCGGGCCCAGGGCCGGGGCATCGCGTTCGCGGTCACCGACCACCTGACCCGCCGACTGGTCGGCGTGGTCGAGCTGCGGCACACCGACTGGCGGCTGCTCAGCACCGAGGCCGTCTACGTCACCGCGCCCTGGGCGCGAGGCGAGGGCTACGCGGTGGAGGCGCTGCTCGGCGTGGCCCAGTGGCTCTTCGAGGACCGCGGCTTCCTGCGCCTGGAGCTGCGCACCGCCGCCGGCAACACCGCCGCCCAGCAGGTGGCCCAGAAGATCGGCTGCATCAGCGAGGGCGTGCTGCGCAGCGCCTGGATAGTGCGCACCGGCGAGGTGGGCTCGCCGGGGGAGGAGAGCCGCAGCGACCTGATCCTGTGGAGCCTGCTGCCCGAGGACCTCGAACCGGTCGACGACCACCTGCAGGACCGTTACGCCTTGCAGGACTGA
- a CDS encoding methionine ABC transporter ATP-binding protein, with protein sequence MITTKDLTKVYTSRGRQVSALRGVDLHVREGEVYGVVGTSGAGKSTLIRCVNMLERPTSGTVTVDGVELTALRGSEHRAGRELREARRRIGMVFQHFNLLSSRTVQENVELPLEITGLDRTGRRRKAAELLELVGLGGKARAYPGQLSGGQKQRVGIARALAGDPKVLLSDEATSALDPETTRSILELLRTLNQELGLTVLLITHEMDVIKSVCDSAALMRDGRIVEAGTLTDLLADDSSQLARELFPLGDLGDPGAGRPDGTVLEITFQGDTSTQPFISQLARTYQVDINILGAAVETIGGRQVGRMRVQLPGGHQDNVVPIGYLREQGLQVDVVTETGANTDSTTGVVA encoded by the coding sequence GTGATCACCACCAAGGACCTCACCAAGGTCTACACCTCACGCGGCCGCCAGGTCAGCGCCCTGCGCGGCGTCGACCTGCATGTGCGCGAAGGCGAGGTGTACGGCGTCGTCGGCACCAGCGGGGCCGGCAAGAGCACCCTGATCCGCTGCGTCAACATGCTGGAGCGCCCCACCTCCGGCACCGTCACCGTGGACGGCGTCGAGCTCACCGCGCTGCGCGGCAGCGAGCATCGCGCCGGCCGGGAGCTGCGCGAGGCGCGCCGCCGGATCGGCATGGTCTTCCAGCACTTCAACCTGCTCTCCTCGCGCACCGTCCAGGAGAACGTCGAACTGCCGCTGGAGATCACCGGCCTGGACCGCACCGGCCGCCGCCGCAAGGCCGCCGAACTGCTCGAACTGGTCGGCCTCGGTGGCAAGGCCCGCGCCTACCCCGGCCAGCTCTCCGGCGGCCAGAAGCAGCGGGTGGGCATCGCCCGCGCACTGGCCGGCGACCCCAAGGTGCTGCTCTCCGACGAGGCCACCTCGGCGCTCGACCCGGAGACCACCCGCTCGATCCTGGAGCTGCTGCGCACGCTCAATCAGGAGCTCGGCCTGACCGTGCTGCTGATCACCCATGAGATGGACGTCATCAAGTCGGTCTGCGACTCGGCCGCGCTGATGCGCGACGGGCGGATCGTCGAGGCCGGCACGCTCACCGACCTGCTCGCCGACGACAGTTCCCAGCTGGCCCGCGAGCTGTTCCCGCTCGGCGACCTGGGCGATCCCGGCGCCGGCCGGCCGGACGGCACCGTCCTGGAGATCACCTTCCAGGGCGACACCTCCACCCAGCCGTTCATCTCCCAACTGGCCCGCACCTACCAGGTCGACATCAACATCCTGGGCGCCGCCGTGGAGACCATCGGCGGCCGCCAGGTCGGCCGGATGCGGGTCCAGCTGCCCGGCGGCCACCAGGACAACGTCGTCCCGATCGGCTACCTGCGCGAGCAGGGCCTCCAGGTGGACGTCGTCACCGAGACCGGCGCGAACACCGACAGCACCACGGGAGTTGTGGCATGA
- the cbiE gene encoding precorrin-6y C5,15-methyltransferase (decarboxylating) subunit CbiE: MADRITVIGWDGTPLTEAAAAALAAATLVAGAPYQLNELPVPAAAERIALGSVEVAARRIAEHRGAAVVVAEGDPGFFGVVRALRRPEHGLELEVLPAVSSVAMAFARAGMPWEDAQVVSTHGGRLRRAANICRAHPKVAVLTSADAGPSELALMLRGVHRTFVVCEALGTEDEDVTVLTSDRVPDHDWRDPNVVLVIGGSTPQGQGGDATSGWLAGRPVGYPGTERGWALPGDAYDGDSPLTLSPQTRAVVLARLGPGAGDLVWCVGAGSGALAVETARFGAAVVAIEDDAATCARIAVNARRYGVELETAAGRAPEVLGGLPEPDAVVVERGGAEVVAAVLTRRPARLVALAGTVAEAHAIRAVVTAAGYRVEGTVLQSAPLDPEPEVAIGPFESTMLLWAEPAS, encoded by the coding sequence ATGGCTGACCGGATCACGGTCATCGGGTGGGACGGAACGCCGCTGACCGAGGCGGCCGCCGCCGCGCTCGCCGCCGCCACCTTGGTGGCGGGAGCGCCGTACCAGCTGAACGAACTGCCGGTACCGGCCGCGGCCGAGCGGATCGCGCTGGGCAGCGTGGAGGTGGCGGCCCGTCGGATCGCCGAGCACCGCGGCGCCGCGGTGGTGGTCGCGGAGGGGGATCCGGGGTTCTTCGGCGTGGTGCGCGCGCTGCGCCGGCCCGAGCACGGCCTCGAACTGGAGGTGCTGCCGGCGGTCTCCTCAGTCGCGATGGCCTTCGCCCGGGCGGGGATGCCCTGGGAGGACGCCCAGGTGGTCTCCACGCACGGCGGGCGGCTGCGCCGGGCCGCGAACATCTGCCGGGCCCATCCCAAGGTCGCGGTGCTGACCAGCGCCGACGCCGGGCCGAGCGAGCTGGCCCTGATGCTGCGCGGAGTGCACCGCACCTTCGTGGTCTGCGAGGCGCTGGGCACCGAGGACGAGGACGTCACCGTGCTCACCTCGGACCGGGTGCCGGACCACGACTGGCGCGATCCCAATGTGGTGCTGGTGATCGGCGGCTCCACCCCGCAGGGCCAGGGCGGGGACGCCACCTCCGGCTGGCTGGCCGGCCGTCCGGTCGGCTACCCGGGCACCGAGCGCGGCTGGGCGCTGCCCGGTGACGCCTATGACGGCGACTCACCGCTCACCCTCTCGCCGCAGACCCGGGCGGTGGTGCTGGCCAGGCTCGGCCCGGGCGCCGGCGACCTGGTCTGGTGCGTGGGCGCGGGCAGCGGCGCGCTGGCGGTGGAGACCGCCCGGTTCGGCGCCGCGGTGGTCGCGATCGAGGACGACGCGGCGACCTGCGCCCGGATCGCCGTCAACGCGCGCCGCTACGGCGTCGAACTGGAGACCGCCGCCGGGCGGGCGCCGGAGGTGCTGGGCGGGCTGCCCGAGCCGGACGCCGTGGTGGTGGAGCGGGGTGGGGCCGAGGTGGTGGCCGCGGTGCTGACCCGCCGTCCGGCCCGGCTGGTGGCGCTGGCCGGCACGGTCGCCGAGGCGCATGCGATCCGCGCGGTGGTGACCGCGGCCGGCTACCGGGTCGAGGGCACCGTGCTGCAGTCCGCCCCGCTGGACCCGGAGCCCGAGGTCGCCATCGGACCGTTCGAGAGCACCATGCTGCTCTGGGCGGAGCCCGCCTCCTGA
- a CDS encoding methionine ABC transporter permease codes for MTWDDMQPLLHDATIETLQMVGIATLVTLLVGLPLGILLVLTDKGGLLQNRPVNKVVGAIVNVGRSLPFVILLVALIPFTRWVVGTSIGWQAATVPLAVGAIPFYARLVETAVRGVDGGLVEAVQAMGGSTWAVVRKALLPEALPALVSALTTTVIALIGYSAMAGTVGGGGLGNLAITYGYMRFETGFMVVIVIELVLLVTLIQLIGDLLVRRLSHRGAAAGLLARLRRA; via the coding sequence ATGACCTGGGACGACATGCAGCCGCTGCTGCACGACGCGACCATCGAGACCCTGCAGATGGTCGGCATCGCCACCCTGGTGACCCTGCTGGTCGGCCTGCCGCTCGGCATCCTGCTGGTGCTCACCGACAAGGGCGGGCTGCTGCAGAACCGGCCGGTCAACAAGGTGGTCGGCGCGATCGTGAACGTCGGCCGCTCGCTGCCGTTCGTGATCCTGCTGGTCGCGCTGATCCCGTTCACCCGCTGGGTGGTCGGCACCTCGATCGGCTGGCAGGCGGCCACCGTGCCGCTGGCCGTCGGCGCCATCCCGTTCTACGCCCGCCTGGTGGAGACCGCGGTGCGCGGTGTCGACGGCGGACTGGTCGAGGCGGTGCAGGCGATGGGCGGCTCCACCTGGGCGGTGGTCCGCAAGGCGCTGCTGCCCGAGGCACTGCCCGCCCTGGTCTCAGCGCTGACCACCACCGTGATCGCGCTGATCGGCTACTCCGCCATGGCCGGCACGGTCGGCGGCGGCGGGCTCGGCAACCTGGCCATCACCTACGGCTACATGCGCTTCGAGACCGGCTTCATGGTCGTGATCGTCATCGAGCTGGTGCTGCTGGTCACCCTGATCCAGCTGATCGGCGACCTGCTCGTGCGCCGGCTGAGCCACCGCGGCGCCGCCGCCGGGCTGCTCGCCCGCCTGCGCCGCGCCTGA
- a CDS encoding MetQ/NlpA family ABC transporter substrate-binding protein gives MRTVLKFTTAALATTGLALSATACSGSSSSSNSADKPLVVIASPTPHAQILDYIKDNLAAKAGLKLTVREVSDYTLQNPAVQDGSADANFFQHVPYLTDFNKTHGTDIVPVEAVHLEPLGVYSKKVKKVADLADGAQVAVPNDATNEGRALKLLADNQVITLKDGVGTGATIHDVTGNPKHLKFKELDAAQLPRALSDVDAAVINGNYAVGAGLKPATDAILLEKADNNPYANVLAVKKGHENDPRVQKLAQLLHSDEVKKYIESTFQGSVIPAF, from the coding sequence GTGCGTACCGTCCTGAAGTTCACCACCGCAGCCCTCGCAACCACCGGCCTCGCCCTGTCCGCGACGGCCTGCTCCGGCTCCTCGTCCTCCTCGAACAGCGCGGACAAGCCGCTGGTCGTCATCGCCAGCCCCACCCCGCACGCCCAGATCCTCGACTACATCAAGGACAACCTGGCGGCCAAGGCGGGCCTCAAGCTGACGGTCCGCGAGGTGAGCGACTACACGCTGCAGAACCCCGCCGTGCAGGACGGCTCCGCCGACGCCAACTTCTTCCAGCACGTCCCCTACCTGACCGACTTCAACAAGACCCACGGCACCGACATCGTCCCGGTGGAGGCCGTCCACCTGGAGCCGCTGGGCGTCTACTCCAAGAAGGTCAAGAAGGTCGCCGACCTGGCCGACGGCGCCCAGGTCGCGGTGCCCAACGACGCCACCAACGAGGGCCGCGCGCTCAAGCTGCTCGCCGACAACCAGGTGATCACCCTCAAGGACGGCGTCGGCACCGGCGCCACCATCCACGACGTCACCGGCAACCCGAAGCACCTCAAGTTCAAGGAGCTGGACGCCGCCCAGCTGCCGCGCGCGCTGAGCGACGTGGACGCCGCCGTGATCAACGGCAACTACGCCGTCGGCGCGGGACTCAAGCCCGCCACCGACGCGATCCTGCTGGAGAAGGCGGACAACAACCCGTACGCCAACGTGCTTGCTGTGAAGAAGGGCCACGAGAACGACCCGCGGGTGCAGAAGCTGGCCCAGCTGCTGCACTCCGACGAGGTCAAGAAGTACATCGAGAGCACCTTCCAGGGCTCGGTGATCCCGGCCTTCTGA